From Variovorax sp. J2L1-78, the proteins below share one genomic window:
- a CDS encoding outer membrane protein assembly factor BamB family protein, with the protein MQRKSLAALLLSCGVIASPLLLNACGGGDDSPEPTPGAGNGNGGVPPPAASAADLKDCCTPGDKDFPKVGGNLGNQNYSSLKKIDKAQVAQLGGAWLNRIEGGINTGTNQSTTVVVDGVIYIESALGNVIAVDGKTGATKWKWTTPYGVITRRGVAVAKDLGLVYTVANGNRLVALKKDTGEVAWIKEYPTSADPQFVGAVQKVALVYHDRRLYIGTNDGNRGAAFSADATDGKVLTVFWGVPRPGERGYETWGGAPESDRTGATPWIHPAVDPELNLVYWTFGNARGGSSQNGSTRPGLNLFANSLVALDLKTGEYKWHFQSVHHDIWDMDNVMSPVLANVKIDGKDRKVIIYGSKTGMYYILDRKDGSAPLGIDEVAVKQDARQATWPTQPIPRQGAWTETCVVDQPLGTAIPGDPNRAVPNYALGCLYDPHWDVPTLSAPGHGGGANWNHQSFSPATGLVYTGTGYVAAAHSLTEAANGLRPPGEYMTGGIVAVDPSTNLVKWKKYMPYSLAHGNGILTTASGLMFIGQPDGNLLAMDGTNGNELWRFQTGASISASPVSYEIDGEQYVAVYAGGTSIPYGDSAARGDFLWAFKIGGTVPPAATPEPPVVRRPVSGSAVEGAALPAPNTVFLARVQTATNQPGAVESTAVNAMTPTFMRVPVNTTVTFRNPADNANVHCATQFFEGAFNFRLNPGASANYTFTTPGEYFYNDCHSPRPTGKIVVY; encoded by the coding sequence ATGCAACGCAAATCATTGGCAGCGCTTCTGCTCTCCTGCGGCGTGATCGCCTCGCCGCTGCTCCTCAATGCCTGCGGGGGCGGCGATGACAGTCCAGAGCCCACACCGGGCGCGGGCAACGGGAACGGTGGCGTGCCGCCGCCCGCCGCGTCTGCAGCGGATCTCAAGGATTGCTGCACGCCGGGCGACAAGGACTTCCCGAAGGTCGGCGGCAACCTGGGCAACCAGAACTATTCGAGCCTGAAGAAGATCGACAAGGCACAGGTCGCGCAACTCGGCGGCGCCTGGCTGAACCGCATCGAAGGCGGCATCAACACCGGCACCAACCAGAGCACCACGGTGGTGGTCGATGGCGTCATCTACATCGAATCGGCGCTGGGCAATGTGATCGCGGTGGACGGCAAGACGGGCGCGACCAAGTGGAAGTGGACGACGCCTTACGGCGTGATCACGCGGCGCGGCGTCGCGGTCGCGAAGGACCTCGGTCTGGTCTACACGGTGGCCAACGGCAACCGCCTGGTGGCCTTGAAAAAGGACACCGGCGAGGTGGCCTGGATCAAGGAGTACCCGACCAGCGCGGATCCGCAGTTCGTGGGCGCCGTGCAGAAGGTCGCGCTGGTCTACCACGACAGGCGCCTCTACATCGGCACCAACGACGGCAACCGGGGCGCGGCGTTCTCGGCCGATGCCACCGATGGCAAGGTGCTCACCGTCTTCTGGGGCGTGCCGCGCCCGGGCGAGCGCGGCTACGAGACGTGGGGCGGCGCACCGGAGTCGGACCGCACCGGCGCGACGCCGTGGATCCACCCGGCCGTGGACCCCGAGCTCAACCTCGTGTACTGGACCTTCGGCAATGCGCGGGGCGGCTCGTCGCAGAACGGTTCGACCCGCCCGGGCCTGAACCTGTTCGCCAATTCGCTTGTCGCGCTGGACCTGAAGACCGGCGAATACAAGTGGCACTTCCAGTCCGTCCACCACGACATCTGGGACATGGACAACGTGATGTCGCCGGTGTTGGCCAATGTGAAGATCGATGGCAAGGACCGCAAGGTCATCATCTACGGCAGCAAGACCGGCATGTACTACATCCTCGACCGCAAGGATGGCAGCGCGCCCTTGGGCATCGACGAGGTGGCGGTCAAGCAGGATGCACGGCAGGCCACCTGGCCCACCCAGCCGATCCCGCGCCAGGGCGCCTGGACCGAGACCTGCGTGGTCGACCAGCCCCTCGGCACGGCCATTCCCGGCGACCCGAACCGCGCGGTGCCGAACTACGCGCTGGGCTGCCTGTACGACCCGCATTGGGATGTGCCGACGCTGTCGGCACCGGGGCACGGCGGTGGCGCGAACTGGAACCACCAGTCGTTCAGCCCCGCCACCGGCCTCGTCTACACCGGCACCGGTTATGTCGCGGCGGCGCACTCGCTGACGGAAGCAGCGAATGGCCTGCGTCCGCCGGGCGAGTACATGACCGGTGGCATCGTGGCGGTCGACCCCAGCACCAACCTCGTCAAGTGGAAGAAGTACATGCCGTACTCGCTGGCGCACGGCAACGGGATCCTGACCACGGCCAGCGGGCTGATGTTCATCGGGCAGCCCGACGGCAACCTGCTGGCCATGGACGGCACCAACGGCAACGAGCTCTGGCGCTTCCAGACCGGCGCCTCCATCAGCGCGAGCCCGGTGAGCTACGAAATCGACGGCGAGCAATATGTCGCCGTCTACGCCGGCGGCACCAGCATTCCCTATGGCGACTCGGCCGCACGCGGTGACTTCCTGTGGGCCTTCAAGATCGGGGGAACGGTGCCGCCTGCGGCGACGCCCGAGCCGCCCGTGGTGCGCCGACCGGTGTCCGGGTCCGCGGTGGAGGGCGCCGCCTTGCCGGCGCCCAACACCGTGTTCCTCGCACGCGTGCAGACCGCCACCAACCAGCCGGGCGCGGTGGAGTCGACCGCGGTCAATGCCATGACACCGACCTTCATGCGGGTGCCGGTCAACACGACGGTGACCTTCCGCAACCCTGCCGACAACGCCAACGTGCATTGCGCCACGCAGTTCTTCGAAGGCGCCTTCAACTTCAGGCTCAATCCCGGCGCCTCGGCGAACTACACCTTCACGACGCCGGGGGAGTACTTCTACAACGACTGCCACAGCCCGCGGCCGACCGGCAAGATCGTCGTGTATTGA
- a CDS encoding ThuA domain-containing protein produces MPPAEPVKDPSFDTYYNVCRGTDPKCYHDWGAFATTPDRVLVYSRTAGPRHANLGTPMAAGLNPTMNPDNVMQAGLVRMLTAEGIAVDWTEDVTVLAGRINNYKAVIFASSNRDTLWNADAASSNDAARTALRNYMRRGGGFVGLHNAFGAEYNWPYYEGLLGNANFYNHAPNRAGDVVIVADDPSTAGVPARFTFQDEWYNLEPFPTNVKFLAKVDTATLLPLTAAPHPGHKDFHPVAWCQYYDGGRAWLSTLGHNTHSFEANSTGPGAAAFQKLVVQGVKSAMGLTPFCTQ; encoded by the coding sequence GTGCCGCCGGCGGAGCCCGTCAAGGATCCGAGCTTCGACACCTACTACAACGTGTGCCGAGGCACGGATCCGAAGTGCTACCACGACTGGGGGGCGTTCGCGACGACACCCGATCGCGTGCTCGTCTACTCGCGCACCGCGGGCCCTCGCCACGCCAACCTCGGCACGCCCATGGCCGCCGGTCTGAACCCGACCATGAACCCCGACAACGTCATGCAGGCCGGCCTGGTGCGCATGCTCACGGCCGAGGGCATCGCCGTGGACTGGACCGAGGACGTGACGGTGCTGGCCGGCCGCATCAACAACTACAAGGCGGTCATCTTCGCGAGTTCGAACCGCGACACGCTGTGGAACGCGGACGCTGCAAGCAGCAACGATGCGGCCCGCACGGCGCTGCGCAACTACATGCGCCGCGGCGGCGGTTTCGTCGGCCTGCACAACGCATTCGGTGCGGAGTACAACTGGCCGTACTACGAAGGCCTGCTGGGCAACGCGAACTTCTACAACCATGCGCCGAACCGCGCTGGCGATGTCGTCATCGTCGCGGATGATCCCTCCACCGCAGGCGTGCCGGCGCGCTTCACCTTCCAGGACGAGTGGTACAACCTCGAGCCCTTCCCGACGAACGTGAAGTTCCTGGCGAAGGTCGACACCGCGACGCTCCTGCCCTTGACCGCGGCGCCGCACCCGGGCCACAAGGACTTCCATCCCGTCGCCTGGTGCCAGTACTACGACGGCGGACGCGCCTGGCTGTCGACGCTCGGCCACAACACCCATTCGTTCGAGGCCAACTCGACCGGCCCGGGGGCCGCGGCTTTCCAGAAGCTGGTGGTGCAAGGCGTGAAGTCGGCCATGGGCCTCACGCCCTTCTGCACGCAGTAG
- a CDS encoding TRAP transporter substrate-binding protein → MKPFLLRTLTAAVAVLALGCASAQDIKERTLKLGLQNPKGHPAVTGAEKFAEIVAAQSGGKIKVTLFPGGVLGGDAQTVSAVQGGTVEMTVLNSGILAAQVKEFAIYDFPFLFANAREVDAVVDGPFGTALHAKLADRGIIGLAYWELGFRDLTNSRRPIRKVEDIAGLKLRVIPNPINIDWVKALDANPTPLAFPELYAALEQRAVDGQENPVSVILANKFAEVQKHLALTHHQYNPQSVIVSKKLWDAMSAAERQILQGAATEAGRYQRTVSRELAAAQLEALKKAGMQVTELPPDEQAKLQAKVKPVIAKYSASVGETTLKDLEAELAKLRK, encoded by the coding sequence ATGAAACCTTTCCTTCTTCGCACCTTGACCGCCGCCGTCGCGGTCCTCGCCCTTGGCTGCGCCTCGGCCCAGGACATCAAGGAGCGCACGCTCAAGCTCGGCCTGCAGAACCCCAAGGGCCATCCGGCCGTCACGGGCGCAGAGAAGTTCGCCGAGATCGTCGCCGCCCAGTCGGGTGGAAAGATCAAGGTGACCCTGTTCCCGGGCGGCGTGCTGGGCGGCGACGCGCAGACGGTGTCGGCGGTGCAGGGCGGCACGGTCGAGATGACGGTGCTCAACTCGGGCATCCTGGCCGCGCAGGTCAAGGAGTTCGCGATCTACGACTTTCCCTTCCTGTTCGCCAACGCGCGGGAGGTCGATGCCGTGGTCGACGGGCCGTTCGGGACGGCCCTGCACGCCAAGCTAGCCGACCGGGGCATCATCGGGCTGGCGTACTGGGAGCTGGGCTTTCGCGACCTGACCAACAGCAGGCGTCCCATCCGCAAGGTGGAGGACATCGCGGGCCTCAAGCTGCGCGTGATCCCGAACCCGATCAACATCGACTGGGTCAAGGCGCTCGACGCCAACCCGACACCGCTGGCCTTTCCGGAGCTGTACGCCGCGCTCGAGCAGCGTGCGGTCGACGGGCAGGAGAACCCGGTCAGCGTGATCCTCGCCAACAAGTTCGCCGAAGTGCAGAAGCACCTGGCGCTGACCCATCACCAGTACAACCCGCAGTCGGTCATCGTGAGCAAGAAGCTGTGGGACGCGATGAGCGCGGCCGAGCGGCAGATCCTCCAGGGCGCGGCGACCGAGGCCGGCCGCTACCAGCGCACGGTGTCGCGCGAGCTGGCGGCCGCGCAACTCGAAGCGCTCAAGAAGGCCGGCATGCAGGTGACCGAGCTGCCACCGGATGAGCAGGCCAAGCTGCAGGCGAAGGTCAAGCCCGTGATCGCGAAGTACAGCGCGAGCGTGGGCGAGACGACGCTCAAGGACCTCGAGGCCGAGCTCGCCAAGCTGCGCAAGTGA
- a CDS encoding sulfite exporter TauE/SafE family protein, translating to MQTALVGTALLMGLAGGPHCVAMCGAACAGVIRIVRPPPGGGVAALPAATPTVPAALAFHAGRAAGYALGGAIAASAVQSLALASEQVVALRPAWLLLHVFVAVWGIVLAVSGRQPLWAHGLGRWLARGLRPLAGSSWRVLATGALWVGMPCGLLYSALMLAALGNGPLEGAAVMAAFAAGSGVSLLLAPWLWRHLRNGIGPVRREWGTRIAGALLAAVALQAVWHDLSRQIAIWCA from the coding sequence ATGCAGACCGCCCTTGTCGGAACCGCGTTGCTGATGGGCCTGGCCGGCGGGCCGCACTGCGTCGCCATGTGCGGCGCCGCCTGCGCTGGCGTGATCCGCATCGTGCGGCCGCCACCCGGCGGTGGCGTGGCGGCGCTGCCCGCGGCCACGCCGACCGTGCCGGCCGCACTCGCTTTCCATGCCGGTCGCGCGGCCGGCTATGCGCTCGGCGGCGCCATCGCCGCCAGCGCGGTGCAGAGCTTGGCGCTGGCCAGCGAGCAGGTCGTGGCGCTGCGGCCGGCGTGGCTGCTGCTGCATGTCTTCGTGGCCGTGTGGGGGATCGTTTTGGCCGTGTCGGGCCGGCAGCCGCTGTGGGCGCATGGACTGGGCCGGTGGCTGGCGCGGGGGCTCAGGCCGCTCGCGGGGTCGTCGTGGCGCGTGCTGGCCACGGGCGCGCTCTGGGTCGGCATGCCCTGCGGGCTGCTCTATTCGGCGCTGATGCTCGCCGCGCTCGGCAACGGGCCGCTGGAGGGCGCGGCCGTCATGGCCGCCTTCGCAGCGGGCAGCGGTGTGTCGCTGCTGCTGGCGCCCTGGCTCTGGCGGCACCTGCGCAACGGCATCGGCCCCGTGCGGCGCGAATGGGGCACGCGCATCGCGGGCGCCTTGCTTGCGGCCGTGGCGCTGCAGGCGGTGTGGCACGACCTGAGCCGGCAGATCGCGATCTGGTGCGCGTAG
- the hemN gene encoding oxygen-independent coproporphyrinogen III oxidase, with product MTPATLKRFDVSGPRYTSYPTADRFVEAFGSDDYAQALRQRRTGSSARALPLSLYVHVPFCASLCYFCACNKIVTKHHERADDYLRYLAREVDLQVAQLGRGALVSQLHLGGGTPTFLDDAGLGRLMDILRSAFVLAPDGEYSIEIDPRTIDEGRLEKLAAMGFNRLSFGVQDFDPAVQKAVHRIQPAAQVFDLMAAARRLGFASVNVDLIYGLPKQTASSFDRTLAQICELRPDRIALYAYAHLPERFKPQRRIEAAELPDAATKVDMLSRSIAALTAAGYVYIGMDHFALPTDALAIAKRQGRLHRNFQGYSTQPDCDLVALGVSAIGRVGATYNQNAKTLEEYYDLLDQGRLPVVRGLALSRDDVLRRSVIMALMCQGQVNFESIALAHLIDFRRHFAAELEALEPLAAQGLVTLGEHEIEVTPTGWFFVRAIAMVFDRYLQADRNRTRFSRII from the coding sequence ATGACGCCCGCGACCCTCAAGCGCTTCGACGTCTCCGGCCCGCGCTATACCTCATATCCGACGGCGGACCGCTTCGTCGAGGCCTTCGGCAGCGACGACTACGCGCAGGCGCTGCGCCAGCGCCGCACGGGCTCCAGCGCCCGGGCGCTGCCGCTGTCGCTCTATGTGCACGTGCCGTTCTGCGCGTCACTGTGCTACTTCTGCGCCTGCAACAAGATCGTGACCAAGCACCACGAGCGCGCCGACGACTACCTGCGCTACCTGGCGCGCGAGGTCGACCTGCAGGTGGCGCAACTCGGGCGTGGCGCGCTGGTAAGTCAGCTGCACCTGGGGGGCGGTACGCCGACCTTCCTGGACGACGCCGGTCTCGGCCGCCTCATGGACATCCTGCGCAGCGCCTTCGTGCTGGCGCCCGACGGCGAGTATTCGATCGAGATCGATCCGCGCACCATCGACGAGGGCCGGCTTGAGAAGCTGGCGGCGATGGGCTTCAACCGCCTGAGCTTCGGCGTGCAGGACTTCGACCCCGCCGTGCAGAAGGCGGTGCACCGCATCCAGCCTGCGGCGCAGGTGTTCGACCTGATGGCGGCGGCGCGGCGCCTGGGCTTCGCGTCGGTCAACGTCGACCTGATCTACGGCCTGCCGAAGCAGACCGCCTCGTCCTTCGACCGCACGCTGGCGCAGATCTGCGAACTGCGGCCCGACCGCATCGCACTCTATGCCTATGCCCACCTGCCGGAGCGCTTCAAGCCGCAGCGCCGCATCGAGGCCGCCGAGCTGCCCGACGCGGCGACCAAGGTCGACATGCTGTCGCGCTCGATCGCCGCACTCACCGCGGCCGGCTACGTCTACATCGGCATGGACCACTTCGCACTGCCGACCGACGCGCTCGCCATCGCCAAGCGCCAGGGCCGGTTGCACCGCAACTTCCAGGGCTACAGCACGCAGCCCGACTGCGACCTGGTGGCGCTGGGCGTGTCGGCCATCGGCCGCGTCGGCGCCACCTACAACCAGAACGCGAAGACGCTGGAGGAGTACTACGACCTGCTCGACCAGGGTCGCCTGCCGGTGGTGCGCGGCCTGGCGCTGTCGCGCGACGACGTGCTGCGGCGCTCGGTGATCATGGCGCTGATGTGCCAGGGGCAGGTGAACTTCGAGTCGATCGCGCTGGCCCACCTGATCGATTTCCGCCGGCATTTCGCCGCCGAGCTCGAAGCGCTCGAGCCGCTGGCCGCCCAGGGTCTGGTGACGCTCGGCGAGCACGAGATCGAGGTGACGCCGACCGGCTGGTTCTTCGTGCGCGCCATCGCGATGGTGTTCGACCGCTACCTGCAGGCCGACCGCAACCGCACCCGCTTTTCACGAATCATATGA
- the fnr gene encoding fumarate/nitrate reduction transcriptional regulator Fnr, with protein sequence MTPETIKVACSNCNLRELCMPVGLQPADLRRIDEIVATRRKVKRRETLFHNGERFTSLYAIRTGVFKTRVTSEDGRDQVTGFQMAGEIIGLDGIVNDHHTCDAVALEDAEVCVMPFDRIEELSREVTALQRHVHQIMSREIVREHGVMLLLGSMRAEERLAAFLLNLVQRLHARGFSQSELVLRMTREEIGSYLGLKLETVSRTLSKFVEDGIVAVQQRHVRIVDADKLRRLVNAPAC encoded by the coding sequence ATGACCCCCGAAACCATCAAAGTCGCCTGTTCCAACTGCAACCTGCGCGAGCTGTGCATGCCGGTCGGCCTGCAGCCCGCCGACCTCCGGCGCATCGACGAGATCGTCGCCACGCGCCGCAAGGTGAAGCGGCGCGAAACGCTGTTCCACAACGGCGAGCGTTTCACCTCGCTCTACGCCATCCGCACCGGCGTCTTCAAGACCCGCGTGACCTCGGAGGACGGCCGCGACCAGGTCACCGGCTTCCAGATGGCCGGCGAGATCATCGGGCTGGACGGCATCGTGAACGACCACCACACCTGCGACGCGGTGGCGCTGGAAGACGCGGAGGTCTGCGTGATGCCCTTCGACCGCATCGAGGAACTCTCGCGCGAGGTGACGGCCCTGCAGCGGCATGTGCACCAGATCATGAGCCGCGAGATCGTGCGCGAGCACGGCGTGATGCTGTTGCTGGGCAGCATGCGGGCCGAGGAGCGCCTCGCCGCCTTCCTGCTGAACCTGGTGCAGCGCCTGCATGCGCGTGGCTTCTCGCAATCGGAGCTGGTGCTGCGCATGACGCGCGAGGAGATCGGCAGCTACCTCGGCCTCAAGCTCGAGACGGTGAGCCGCACGCTGTCGAAGTTCGTCGAGGATGGCATCGTCGCGGTGCAGCAGCGCCATGT